In the genome of Nitrospira japonica, one region contains:
- a CDS encoding phytanoyl-CoA dioxygenase family protein — protein MNNTVYYDPMFSDDRRRELLFEGQLFVYSPRPSSLAFVNFARKLIEEAFAPLNPELAQYEMSVEQYAEVLIKLKPGFIHHPESKRLIHNLFREMGCDLEKTYFDVPKMRSSTSDNYLTTGIAYAWHPHRDTWYSAPSCQINWWIPIYGIQADNAMAFHPRYWNRPVKNSSKGYNYYLWNQQNRGAHVARFLKEDPRPLPKSTEALDLDPQIRLIVPAGGIIMFSGAQMHSSVPNTSGKTRFSIDFRIVHEDDVRKKQGAPSVDEECTGTTMRDYLRGTDFSHIPDSLIALYDDGSGIEGELVFNPSEPGA, from the coding sequence ATGAATAACACCGTCTATTATGATCCGATGTTTTCAGATGACCGGCGCCGAGAGCTTCTCTTCGAAGGCCAGCTGTTTGTCTATTCTCCTCGTCCAAGCTCCTTGGCATTTGTCAATTTTGCCAGGAAACTGATTGAGGAGGCATTTGCTCCGCTAAATCCCGAACTGGCCCAGTATGAAATGTCCGTTGAGCAATACGCCGAGGTATTGATTAAGTTGAAGCCGGGTTTTATTCATCATCCCGAGTCAAAACGACTCATTCATAATTTGTTCAGAGAGATGGGATGTGACCTGGAGAAAACCTATTTTGATGTTCCGAAGATGCGCAGTTCAACCAGCGACAACTATCTGACCACCGGCATTGCCTATGCGTGGCATCCTCACCGCGACACGTGGTATTCCGCGCCGTCTTGCCAGATCAACTGGTGGATTCCGATTTATGGCATTCAAGCAGACAACGCCATGGCATTTCATCCTCGATATTGGAACCGACCGGTTAAGAACAGTTCCAAGGGATATAACTACTACCTCTGGAACCAGCAGAATCGCGGAGCCCATGTCGCAAGATTCCTAAAAGAAGACCCACGGCCATTGCCCAAATCAACTGAAGCGTTGGATCTGGATCCTCAGATCCGTCTCATTGTGCCCGCGGGCGGGATAATCATGTTTTCCGGTGCGCAAATGCATTCGAGCGTTCCAAATACATCCGGAAAGACGAGATTTAGTATAGATTTTAGGATCGTGCACGAAGACGATGTCAGGAAAAAGCAAGGTGCTCCATCCGTCGACGAAGAATGTACGGGAACGACCATGAGAGACTACTTGCGAGGGACTGATTTCTCGCATATTCCCGACAGCCTGATCGCATTGTATGATGACGGCAGCGGGATAGAAGGGGAACTGGTGTTCAATCCCTCCGAACCTGGTGCTTAA
- a CDS encoding ATP-grasp fold amidoligase family protein, which yields MSEDGQLRLLVRAIFPSSWRMALFRKRQLLAECRSEFKQRLSDLFPDRYIQASQFREKFGRDPNFETPATFNEKIHWLMLHYRIPEMTQLADKYGVRQHVAARVGEWPLNDLYGVWEDPDDVNFEELPDSFVLKVTSGSGQNILCKDKALLNIAEARSQLKKWMQENEYWIGREWAYKNIKPRVICEKFLTDDQGHIPSDYKLFCFKGEPRFVQVDTDRFTDHRRDLFDLEWKLLPFQYSYPTSAIQIAKPYHLETMVGLARALSEGFPFVRVDFYSMRERVVFGEMTWYPEGGMGLFNPEKYDLEIGKTLVLPRPVNASLASRIWSKWHGARKLLGSPRSS from the coding sequence ATGAGCGAGGATGGGCAGCTGAGGTTACTGGTACGTGCTATCTTTCCGTCTTCGTGGCGAATGGCACTGTTCAGGAAGCGGCAACTGCTCGCTGAATGTCGCAGTGAATTCAAGCAACGACTTTCCGACCTTTTCCCCGATCGCTACATACAGGCCTCGCAGTTTAGGGAAAAGTTTGGGAGGGACCCAAACTTTGAAACGCCTGCGACGTTCAATGAAAAAATCCACTGGCTAATGTTGCATTATAGAATTCCAGAAATGACTCAACTCGCGGATAAGTATGGAGTTCGTCAGCATGTAGCGGCACGGGTTGGCGAGTGGCCGCTTAATGATCTGTATGGCGTCTGGGAAGATCCGGATGACGTAAATTTTGAGGAACTTCCTGATTCGTTTGTGCTTAAGGTAACGTCGGGATCCGGGCAAAATATTCTCTGTAAAGATAAGGCACTCTTGAACATTGCAGAGGCGAGATCTCAACTTAAGAAGTGGATGCAGGAGAACGAGTACTGGATTGGAAGAGAATGGGCCTATAAGAATATTAAACCAAGAGTTATCTGCGAGAAATTCTTGACAGATGACCAAGGACATATCCCGTCTGATTATAAGCTGTTCTGTTTCAAGGGGGAGCCACGATTCGTTCAGGTGGACACTGACCGATTTACCGACCACCGTCGTGATCTGTTCGATCTCGAATGGAAATTGCTTCCATTTCAATATTCGTATCCGACAAGTGCTATCCAGATAGCCAAACCTTACCACCTTGAAACCATGGTGGGTCTGGCAAGAGCGTTATCGGAGGGATTCCCATTCGTCAGAGTCGACTTCTATTCGATGCGAGAACGAGTCGTTTTCGGAGAAATGACATGGTATCCGGAGGGTGGCATGGGACTGTTCAATCCAGAGAAATATGATTTGGAGATAGGGAAGACACTCGTACTTCCTCGACCCGTTAACGCATCTCTCGCAAGCAGAATCTGGTCAAAATGGCACGGCGCACGCAAACTGTTGGGCAGTCCGCGGAGTTCATAG
- a CDS encoding DUF4910 domain-containing protein: MRHIRDSGEHIGVGRAMHDVLLDLFPICRSITGDGVRATLRALQKRIPLTIQEVPSGTQVFDWTVPLEWNIHDAYIKDLNGHRIIDFQKSNLHVVNYSHPINRRISLDELKNHLHSLPEHPTWIPYRTSYYKDSWGFCLSHNELQNLKDAEYDVRIDASLSKGSLSYGEFFVPGQVRDEVLFSTHVCHPSLCNDNLSGIVVTTFLAEWVLSKPRRYSYRFLFVPGTIGSITWLSQNRGQTSHIKHGLVLTGVGDPGPFTYKRSRRGDSEIDRIMANLLRHSGSPHNIVEFIPYGYDERQYCSPGFNLPVGCFSRTPHSQYPEYHTSGDSVEFVKAESLEESLEQCRTAVETLERNRVYLNRNPHCEPQLGKRGLYRGIGGQAGEKSMEMALLWVLNLSDGSHSLLEIAERADIRFEVLAAAAEKLMEHALLSPAQ, from the coding sequence ATGCGCCATATCCGCGATAGCGGGGAACATATTGGAGTGGGAAGAGCAATGCATGATGTGCTCTTGGACCTATTCCCAATATGCCGAAGCATCACTGGTGACGGGGTTCGTGCGACACTGCGAGCCCTTCAGAAGCGCATTCCTCTTACCATTCAGGAAGTGCCTAGCGGAACGCAGGTATTTGATTGGACTGTCCCATTGGAGTGGAATATTCATGATGCCTACATTAAGGATCTCAATGGACATCGCATCATAGATTTTCAGAAGTCGAATCTGCACGTGGTCAATTATAGTCATCCGATCAACCGCCGAATTAGTTTGGATGAGCTCAAGAACCATCTACATTCTCTCCCCGAGCATCCCACTTGGATTCCTTACCGCACCTCATACTATAAAGACAGCTGGGGATTTTGCCTCAGTCATAATGAATTGCAGAACCTCAAGGACGCTGAATACGATGTACGCATCGATGCATCTCTATCAAAAGGGTCCCTTTCATACGGAGAGTTTTTTGTGCCAGGACAAGTTAGAGATGAGGTGCTGTTCTCTACCCATGTTTGCCACCCTTCTTTGTGCAACGATAATTTGTCTGGAATTGTGGTGACGACGTTCCTGGCGGAATGGGTGTTATCTAAACCACGAAGATATTCCTATCGGTTTCTTTTTGTTCCGGGAACAATCGGGTCGATTACCTGGTTGAGTCAAAACAGAGGGCAGACTTCGCACATTAAGCACGGATTGGTCTTAACAGGGGTGGGAGACCCAGGACCCTTTACGTATAAGAGGAGTCGTCGAGGCGATTCGGAAATTGATCGAATAATGGCTAATCTTCTCCGTCATTCGGGTAGTCCGCATAACATTGTTGAGTTCATTCCCTATGGCTATGATGAGCGCCAGTATTGCTCGCCTGGATTCAATTTGCCTGTTGGCTGCTTTAGCCGTACTCCGCATAGTCAATATCCTGAGTATCATACATCTGGAGATAGTGTGGAATTTGTGAAGGCAGAATCACTCGAAGAATCATTGGAGCAGTGTCGGACAGCCGTGGAGACTCTCGAAAGAAACAGAGTGTATCTAAATAGAAATCCTCATTGCGAACCTCAGTTGGGGAAGCGTGGCCTATATCGTGGCATCGGAGGCCAGGCCGGTGAGAAATCAATGGAAATGGCGCTGCTGTGGGTCCTTAACCTTTCAGACGGCAGCCATTCCCTGTTGGAGATCGCCGAGCGGGCCGATATAAGGTTTGAGGTCTTAGCTGCGGCCGCAGAAAAGCTGATGGAGCATGCCTTGCTCAGTCCAGCACAATAG
- the rfbC gene encoding dTDP-4-dehydrorhamnose 3,5-epimerase, whose translation MIFHETILKGAFIVEPERKEDERGFFARTWSTEEYSKHGLNPKISQCSVSYNSRKGTLRGMHYQVPPHEEVKLVRCTRGAIFDVVIDLRPGSSTYTRHTSVVLTEANGLLLYIPEGVAHGYQTLEDDSEVFYQISETFHPESARGVRWDDPCFDIPWPDADRIILPRDRQYPLFTP comes from the coding sequence GTGATTTTCCACGAGACCATTCTTAAGGGCGCTTTTATTGTCGAGCCCGAAAGAAAAGAGGATGAGCGAGGTTTCTTCGCCAGAACATGGTCTACGGAAGAGTATTCTAAGCATGGATTGAACCCAAAAATTTCTCAATGCAGTGTCTCGTATAACAGCAGGAAAGGGACCTTGAGAGGGATGCACTATCAAGTTCCACCTCACGAGGAGGTGAAGTTGGTACGGTGCACCCGTGGTGCGATCTTTGACGTCGTCATTGATCTGCGGCCTGGTTCCAGCACTTATACGAGACATACCAGTGTCGTGCTCACGGAAGCCAATGGGCTCTTGCTCTATATCCCTGAGGGGGTGGCGCACGGCTATCAAACTCTCGAGGACGATTCTGAGGTGTTCTATCAGATATCTGAAACATTTCATCCGGAGAGTGCCCGAGGGGTGCGGTGGGACGATCCATGCTTCGATATTCCGTGGCCTGATGCCGACCGTATTATCTTACCTCGAGATAGACAGTACCCATTATTCACTCCCTAG
- a CDS encoding class I SAM-dependent methyltransferase — MKQSLCRSCGAAIEHTFVDLGMSPLANSYVKPEQRNRMEPFYPLHVYVCAKCWLVQLEQFTSPHDIFSDYAYFSSFSDSWLAHAKAYVEMIAARFNLNSCSKVVEIASNDGYLLQNFVARKIPVLGVEPAGNVAEVAKGKGINTKVAFFGEKTALDLKSEGWTADLIIGNNVLAHVPDLNDFVKGLKILLKPTGAVTMEFPHLLRLMDQNQFDTIYHEHFSYFSFLAVEQVFARHDLALFDVEELPTHGGSLRIYGRHSEDGSKPTTDRARELKAREVAGGFNRLSHYLTFGPQVEATKRKLLSFLIEARQEGKTIAGYGAPAKGNTLLNYCGVRTDLVAYTVDRSPHKQGHYLPGVRIPIYSPDQIKLTRPNYVLILPWNLRDEIMEQMAFVREWGGKFVVPIPEVKVYS, encoded by the coding sequence ATGAAACAATCACTCTGTCGATCGTGCGGCGCAGCGATTGAACATACTTTCGTTGATTTGGGTATGTCACCACTCGCGAATTCCTATGTCAAGCCGGAACAACGAAATCGCATGGAGCCGTTCTATCCGTTGCACGTATATGTCTGTGCGAAATGCTGGTTGGTTCAACTGGAGCAGTTTACGAGTCCGCACGACATCTTTTCAGACTATGCCTATTTCTCATCTTTCTCGGATTCGTGGCTGGCGCATGCGAAGGCCTATGTGGAAATGATTGCTGCTCGGTTCAATCTCAATTCATGCTCGAAGGTGGTCGAAATCGCCAGCAATGATGGATATCTTTTGCAGAATTTTGTGGCACGTAAGATCCCCGTTCTAGGCGTGGAGCCCGCAGGAAACGTGGCAGAAGTGGCAAAGGGGAAAGGCATTAATACGAAAGTGGCCTTCTTTGGAGAGAAGACCGCGCTCGATCTCAAGTCCGAAGGTTGGACGGCCGATCTTATCATCGGCAACAACGTTCTTGCGCACGTGCCGGATCTCAACGATTTTGTGAAGGGATTGAAGATTCTCTTGAAGCCAACTGGTGCGGTGACGATGGAGTTTCCTCATCTCCTCCGATTGATGGATCAGAATCAGTTCGATACCATCTATCATGAACATTTTTCTTACTTTTCATTCCTGGCGGTTGAGCAGGTATTTGCGCGTCATGACTTAGCTCTTTTTGATGTAGAGGAATTGCCAACACATGGTGGGTCATTAAGGATCTACGGACGGCATAGCGAAGATGGCTCAAAGCCCACAACGGATAGGGCAAGGGAATTGAAAGCGCGAGAAGTGGCCGGAGGATTCAATCGCCTCAGTCACTATCTAACATTTGGACCCCAGGTTGAAGCGACCAAGAGAAAATTGCTCTCGTTTCTCATCGAGGCTCGGCAGGAGGGAAAAACCATTGCCGGCTATGGGGCCCCGGCCAAAGGAAACACCCTTCTGAATTATTGCGGTGTACGTACCGACCTTGTTGCATACACTGTAGACCGTAGTCCCCACAAACAAGGTCACTATCTTCCCGGGGTACGCATTCCCATTTATTCGCCAGATCAAATAAAACTCACGCGGCCTAATTATGTCCTCATTCTGCCGTGGAATCTTCGGGATGAGATCATGGAGCAGATGGCATTTGTTCGTGAATGGGGTGGTAAGTTTGTCGTGCCTATCCCAGAGGTAAAGGTTTATTCGTGA
- a CDS encoding NAD-dependent epimerase/dehydratase family protein: protein MRILVTGNMGYVGPLVVRRLREAHPGAELIGYDAGYFAQCLTGAKRFPESLVDLQYFGDIRNISDDVVRGVNAVVHLCAISNDPMGALFEGVTLDINHRASVKLAEKAKRAGVKSFVFASSCSVYGFAEGGPRQEEDALNPLTAYAKSKVFTERDLSGLASDGFSVTCLRFATACGMSDRLRLDLVLNDFVAGALVSKRINILSDGTPWRPLIHVKDMARAIDWAVQRDYRDGGTFLTVNVGSDGWNYQVKELAAAVANVVENVEVLINKDAQPDKRSYRVSFAKFSKLAQGYLPSVDLPGAVVDIRNGLAAMKFQDQDFRTGEFVRLVTLRKLREGGQVTEDLLWKERGRA from the coding sequence ATGAGGATTCTCGTGACAGGTAATATGGGTTACGTTGGACCATTGGTGGTACGCCGATTGCGGGAAGCCCATCCTGGTGCAGAACTCATCGGGTACGACGCGGGCTACTTCGCTCAATGCTTGACCGGTGCCAAGAGATTTCCCGAGAGTCTGGTGGATCTGCAGTACTTCGGCGACATTCGTAATATCTCCGATGACGTTGTGCGTGGCGTGAATGCAGTGGTTCATCTCTGTGCCATATCCAATGATCCAATGGGAGCACTCTTTGAGGGCGTCACGCTTGACATCAATCATCGAGCCAGCGTGAAGCTTGCCGAAAAGGCCAAGCGCGCGGGTGTGAAGTCATTCGTGTTTGCCTCCAGTTGCAGCGTGTATGGCTTTGCGGAAGGGGGACCTAGACAAGAGGAAGACGCGCTGAATCCATTAACGGCGTATGCCAAATCAAAAGTGTTCACGGAACGGGATCTTTCCGGATTGGCGTCTGACGGTTTTAGTGTTACATGTCTTCGGTTTGCGACGGCATGCGGCATGAGTGATCGTCTCCGGCTCGACCTGGTTTTGAATGATTTTGTCGCCGGAGCACTCGTCTCAAAACGGATCAACATTCTAAGCGATGGAACTCCGTGGCGTCCTCTCATCCATGTGAAGGATATGGCTCGGGCAATCGATTGGGCTGTGCAGCGGGACTATCGCGACGGTGGAACGTTTTTGACGGTTAATGTCGGAAGCGACGGATGGAACTATCAGGTTAAGGAGTTGGCAGCTGCAGTGGCCAATGTGGTGGAGAATGTAGAAGTCTTGATCAATAAGGACGCGCAACCGGATAAGCGATCCTATCGTGTAAGCTTCGCCAAATTTTCCAAGCTTGCGCAGGGATATCTTCCGAGCGTTGATCTTCCCGGCGCCGTGGTCGACATTCGGAACGGTCTCGCAGCAATGAAATTCCAGGATCAGGATTTTCGGACGGGCGAGTTCGTCCGCTTGGTAACGCTGCGAAAATTACGAGAAGGCGGACAGGTGACTGAAGATCTCCTTTGGAAAGAACGTGGTCGGGCTTGA
- the lhgO gene encoding L-2-hydroxyglutarate oxidase, which translates to MHSDFLVIGGGVIGLNIARGLRKFYPDSSVHLLEKEAACGLHASGRNSGVLHAGFYYSPESLKARLTWRGNRQLTEYCERKNIPLNKCGKLVVARNVEDHAGLDELLRRGRANGIPLEEISEKEAKSIEPRVKTCGRALFSPATATVDPTEVMQAMKKDATEEGVQIWCGVRYLGRERGKVKTTQGTREAGYVVNAAGLYADRIARDYGFSSRYRILPFKGLYLYSSEPPGSIRTNIYPVPDLKNPFLGVHFTVGAGGKAKIGPTAIPGFWREQYGWTENFHLNEFLEVAVRGLGLLVNSNFDFKSLAVRELAKYSKSKMIALASLLAEGVKPDHYQQWGKPGIRAQLVDIEKRKLEMDFVLEGDRSSMHVLNAVSPAFTCSIPFSEHVCEHIRTVLN; encoded by the coding sequence GTGCATTCGGACTTCCTAGTCATCGGGGGGGGAGTGATAGGCCTAAACATCGCGCGTGGCCTGCGAAAGTTCTATCCTGATTCGTCGGTCCACCTCCTCGAAAAAGAGGCCGCATGTGGGTTGCATGCCAGTGGTAGAAACAGCGGAGTCCTCCACGCGGGATTCTACTACTCTCCAGAAAGTCTGAAGGCGCGACTGACATGGAGAGGCAATCGTCAGTTGACCGAGTATTGCGAGAGGAAAAATATTCCGCTCAACAAATGTGGGAAATTGGTTGTTGCTCGCAATGTTGAAGATCATGCGGGGCTTGATGAACTGTTGCGGAGGGGCCGAGCGAATGGGATTCCGCTGGAGGAAATATCCGAGAAGGAAGCGAAGTCTATTGAGCCCCGTGTGAAGACATGTGGACGTGCGTTGTTTTCACCTGCCACGGCCACAGTTGACCCTACCGAAGTCATGCAGGCCATGAAGAAGGACGCGACCGAGGAAGGAGTGCAGATTTGGTGTGGCGTCCGCTATCTCGGACGTGAACGTGGGAAAGTGAAGACCACCCAAGGTACGAGGGAGGCCGGATATGTCGTAAATGCGGCCGGTCTCTATGCTGACCGCATTGCACGCGATTACGGATTCTCTTCCAGATATCGAATCCTTCCATTCAAGGGGCTGTATCTCTATTCCAGTGAACCTCCAGGATCCATTCGCACAAACATCTATCCAGTTCCTGACCTCAAGAATCCATTCCTGGGTGTACATTTTACCGTGGGCGCAGGAGGAAAGGCCAAGATTGGTCCAACGGCGATTCCTGGATTCTGGCGGGAACAGTATGGATGGACGGAGAATTTTCACTTGAATGAGTTTCTCGAGGTAGCTGTCAGAGGGCTCGGTTTGTTGGTCAACTCAAATTTTGACTTCAAGTCTCTTGCAGTAAGAGAGTTGGCAAAGTATTCCAAGTCGAAGATGATTGCACTGGCAAGCCTTCTGGCGGAAGGAGTAAAGCCGGACCACTATCAGCAGTGGGGAAAGCCCGGCATTCGAGCCCAGTTGGTGGATATTGAGAAACGGAAACTGGAAATGGATTTTGTTTTGGAAGGTGACCGATCCTCCATGCACGTCTTGAACGCCGTTTCTCCAGCATTCACCTGTAGTATTCCGTTTTCTGAGCATGTGTGTGAACACATTCGGACGGTCCTGAATTGA
- the rfbF gene encoding glucose-1-phosphate cytidylyltransferase, producing the protein MKAVILAGGLGTRLSEETIVRPKPMVEIGGKPILWHIMKIYSAHNITEFVICCGYKGYIIKEFFANYFLHTSDVTFDVQSNKMEFHRSSAEPWKVTLVDTGDHTMTGGRIKRVREYIGNETFCLTYGDGVSNVNLGRLISFHKAQRTFATLTAVQPPGRFGAFSLPDKETKIHNFREKLKGDGAWINGGFFVLQPDVLDYIRGDSTVWEEEPMRQLADEGMLSAYKHHGYWQNMDTLRDKSVLEDQWQSGKAPWKAW; encoded by the coding sequence ATGAAAGCAGTGATTCTTGCAGGCGGTTTGGGTACTCGATTATCTGAAGAGACGATTGTACGGCCGAAGCCAATGGTGGAGATCGGTGGCAAGCCGATCCTTTGGCATATTATGAAGATCTACTCGGCTCACAATATCACGGAGTTTGTCATTTGCTGTGGTTACAAGGGCTATATTATCAAGGAGTTCTTTGCGAACTATTTTCTTCATACCTCCGATGTAACTTTTGACGTCCAGTCCAACAAGATGGAATTTCATCGCAGCTCTGCTGAGCCATGGAAAGTAACACTAGTTGACACCGGTGATCATACGATGACAGGTGGGCGGATTAAGCGTGTGAGGGAATACATCGGAAACGAGACGTTTTGCTTAACTTATGGTGACGGTGTTTCCAATGTCAATCTCGGCAGACTCATCTCCTTTCACAAGGCACAGCGAACATTTGCGACGCTGACTGCAGTCCAGCCGCCTGGACGATTTGGTGCCTTTTCACTCCCGGACAAAGAAACCAAAATTCACAACTTTCGAGAAAAACTGAAGGGAGATGGTGCTTGGATTAACGGCGGGTTCTTTGTGCTGCAACCCGATGTCTTGGACTATATCCGTGGAGACTCAACTGTTTGGGAGGAAGAACCCATGAGACAGCTTGCTGATGAGGGAATGCTCTCAGCTTACAAGCACCACGGATACTGGCAGAATATGGATACCTTACGTGACAAGAGTGTGCTTGAAGATCAGTGGCAATCCGGCAAAGCGCCCTGGAAGGCATGGTAA
- a CDS encoding ABC transporter ATP-binding protein: MGNAAIRAEGLSKQYRIGSTRRRHDRLIDALAYRASNLLGIGASSQPDDNLIWALKDVTFEINKGDSVGIIGRNGSGKSTLLKILSRITEPSSGRAAMEGRFCSLLEVGTGFHPELTGRDNIYLSGAILGMKKREIDRKFDEIVAFSEVERFIDTPVKHYSSGMHVRLGFSVIAHMDPEILIVDEVMAVGDGRFQQKCFDKMAEAGKSGRTVLFVSHDMSAVARLCKKAILLEKGRLINEGPAHQVVGEYLYSAGSITPSKEWVDPESAPGNDTIRFRSLRVRTENEFVKDSVDIGESIGIALEFDVLQPGQVLVPCFLLHTEEGVVVFETYDRDPAWIRRPRPIGRYVSTAWIPGHLLTEGTLIVNCAVITEVPFHDHCHVLDAVAFHVHESGVGTSARGDYAGDILGVIRPLLKWTTYHNPADNGES, translated from the coding sequence ATGGGGAATGCAGCCATACGAGCGGAAGGTCTTTCGAAGCAGTATCGGATCGGGTCTACGCGCCGCCGGCACGATCGTCTGATTGATGCACTGGCCTATCGGGCTAGTAACCTTTTGGGAATCGGTGCCAGTTCCCAGCCTGACGACAATTTGATCTGGGCTCTGAAGGACGTCACGTTTGAAATCAACAAGGGTGATTCTGTCGGTATCATTGGGCGTAATGGATCCGGCAAGAGCACACTTTTGAAGATACTTTCACGAATCACAGAACCATCAAGCGGTCGTGCGGCAATGGAGGGGAGATTTTGCAGCCTTCTGGAAGTAGGAACCGGATTTCATCCTGAGCTAACGGGCCGGGACAATATTTACTTGAGCGGCGCGATCCTGGGAATGAAGAAGCGTGAGATCGATCGAAAATTTGACGAAATTGTCGCTTTTTCTGAGGTTGAGCGCTTCATAGACACGCCGGTCAAGCACTATTCGAGCGGTATGCATGTCCGCCTAGGCTTCTCTGTGATCGCACATATGGATCCGGAGATTCTGATAGTTGATGAAGTCATGGCTGTCGGCGACGGTCGGTTCCAACAGAAGTGTTTCGATAAAATGGCTGAAGCAGGAAAGTCCGGGCGAACAGTGCTTTTCGTGTCGCATGACATGTCGGCTGTTGCACGGTTGTGTAAGAAGGCAATACTACTTGAAAAAGGACGCCTGATTAACGAAGGCCCTGCGCACCAAGTTGTTGGGGAGTATCTGTATTCGGCTGGCAGCATCACCCCTTCGAAAGAGTGGGTAGACCCAGAATCTGCGCCAGGAAACGACACGATACGGTTTCGCTCACTTCGTGTTCGGACAGAGAATGAGTTCGTAAAGGATTCGGTCGACATTGGTGAGTCGATTGGCATCGCGCTGGAATTTGATGTCCTTCAACCCGGCCAGGTCTTGGTTCCGTGCTTTCTACTGCATACCGAAGAAGGAGTCGTCGTCTTCGAAACATATGATCGTGATCCGGCATGGATACGCCGTCCTCGGCCGATTGGTCGTTATGTCAGTACCGCATGGATTCCTGGGCATCTACTTACTGAAGGGACTCTGATCGTCAATTGCGCCGTTATTACCGAAGTTCCATTTCATGATCATTGTCATGTTCTAGATGCCGTTGCCTTTCATGTGCATGAAAGCGGAGTAGGGACTTCAGCAAGGGGAGACTATGCTGGAGATATACTTGGCGTCATCCGCCCACTGCTTAAGTGGACCACTTATCACAATCCTGCAGACAATGGGGAGTCCTGA
- a CDS encoding ABC transporter permease has protein sequence MTAAKDIFAPTPTLQVDVAGGHRILIEPTSSLFHLDFGAIWMHRELLLFLAWRDVKARYAQTAMGIGWALVQPLLSMAIFTVIFSYWAKLPSDGLPYPLFAFAALLPWLYFSRSLDKSAGSLVAEAGLIKKVYFPRVIIPISATLVGLVDFFVGLVLLIGMMIWYGVVPTYGVLALPFLLLLALASSLAVSLWLSAIHVKYRDIGAVLPLIIQLWMYASPVVYSVNMVPEKWRPLYSLNPMVGVIEGFRWALLGKVSPDFLAIGVSTGVVIMLLLGGLLYFKWMERTFADVI, from the coding sequence ATGACCGCAGCTAAAGACATCTTTGCTCCGACACCTACTCTGCAAGTGGACGTTGCAGGCGGCCACCGTATTCTCATTGAACCAACAAGCAGCCTTTTTCACTTAGACTTTGGCGCCATCTGGATGCATCGGGAGTTACTGCTATTCCTTGCATGGCGCGATGTGAAAGCTCGCTATGCACAAACGGCAATGGGGATTGGCTGGGCACTCGTGCAGCCATTACTTTCCATGGCGATTTTCACGGTTATCTTTAGCTACTGGGCGAAACTCCCGTCAGACGGGCTTCCATATCCTCTCTTCGCCTTTGCGGCATTACTTCCCTGGCTGTACTTCTCGCGAAGTCTTGATAAGAGTGCCGGAAGCTTGGTCGCGGAAGCCGGATTAATCAAAAAGGTGTATTTCCCTCGAGTAATCATTCCAATCTCTGCCACACTGGTTGGACTAGTGGATTTCTTCGTGGGGTTGGTGCTGTTGATCGGAATGATGATCTGGTATGGCGTTGTTCCAACATACGGGGTTTTGGCACTTCCCTTTCTACTCCTACTCGCACTTGCCTCTTCACTGGCCGTGTCACTGTGGCTGTCGGCCATCCATGTCAAATATCGAGACATTGGAGCCGTACTTCCTCTAATCATTCAGTTGTGGATGTATGCTTCTCCAGTCGTGTATTCGGTGAACATGGTGCCGGAAAAGTGGCGGCCGCTCTACAGTCTCAATCCGATGGTTGGAGTGATTGAAGGATTTCGTTGGGCTTTACTTGGAAAGGTAAGTCCCGATTTTCTTGCGATTGGCGTGAGTACAGGAGTAGTGATCATGCTTCTCTTGGGTGGTCTTTTATATTTCAAATGGATGGAGCGGACGTTCGCGGACGTAATCTAA